One genomic region from Pseudoduganella lutea encodes:
- a CDS encoding NfeD family protein — MADWIMWLIVAGALVALELFSGTFYLLMLALGALAGALVAALHVDVPGQMLAAALVAVIATVLLRRRRRNEPARVDAARDPNVNLDIGQPVQVPHWNGHTARVMYRGALWDVELAPGAPAEAGTFTIREVRGSTLIVGT; from the coding sequence ATGGCGGACTGGATCATGTGGCTCATCGTGGCAGGCGCGCTGGTGGCGCTGGAACTGTTCAGCGGCACCTTCTACCTGCTGATGCTTGCACTCGGCGCGCTGGCCGGCGCGCTCGTGGCGGCGCTGCATGTCGACGTGCCGGGGCAGATGCTCGCGGCCGCGCTGGTTGCCGTGATCGCCACGGTGCTGCTGCGCCGGCGCCGCCGCAACGAGCCGGCCAGGGTCGATGCCGCGCGCGACCCGAACGTGAACCTCGATATCGGCCAGCCCGTGCAGGTGCCCCACTGGAACGGCCACACGGCGCGCGTGATGTACCGCGGCGCGCTGTGGGACGTGGAGCTCGCGCCGGGCGCACCTGCCGAGGCGGGCACGTTCACGATCCGCGAAGTGCGCGGCAGCACGCTGATCGTCGGTACCTGA
- the ppsR gene encoding posphoenolpyruvate synthetase regulatory kinase/phosphorylase PpsR: MTSEQRPTSARTVFFVSDGTGITAETFGHSVLTQFEMRFRQIRLPFIDTVDKAHAAARKINEAAIADGQRPIIFSTLVQAELSSVIRQCSGLHMDLFQSFVAPLEEELGMKSTHTIGRSHNIVDSEEYRNRIEAINFSLAHDDGQSHKNLAEADVILVGVSRSGKTPTSLYLAMQYGIKAANYPLIPDDFERGKLPSALYAYKPKIFGLTITPERLTEIRNERRAGSKYASIENCRYEVNEAESMMKREGIRWLSSTTKSIEEISTTILQEIKPNRREY; the protein is encoded by the coding sequence ATGACATCCGAACAACGCCCGACCTCCGCCCGCACTGTGTTTTTCGTCTCCGACGGTACCGGCATCACCGCAGAAACCTTCGGCCATTCCGTGCTGACGCAGTTCGAGATGCGCTTCCGGCAGATCCGCCTGCCCTTCATCGACACGGTCGACAAGGCCCATGCGGCGGCCCGCAAGATCAACGAGGCGGCCATCGCCGACGGCCAGCGCCCGATCATTTTCAGCACGCTCGTGCAGGCCGAACTGTCGTCGGTGATCCGGCAATGCAGCGGCCTGCACATGGATCTGTTCCAGAGTTTCGTGGCCCCGCTGGAGGAAGAGCTGGGCATGAAATCGACGCACACGATCGGCCGCTCGCACAACATCGTGGACAGCGAGGAGTACCGCAACCGCATCGAGGCGATCAACTTCTCGCTGGCGCACGACGACGGCCAGTCGCACAAGAACCTGGCCGAGGCGGACGTGATCCTGGTCGGCGTTTCCCGCTCGGGCAAGACGCCGACATCGCTGTACCTGGCCATGCAATACGGGATCAAGGCCGCGAACTATCCGCTGATCCCGGACGATTTCGAACGCGGCAAGCTGCCGTCGGCGCTGTATGCCTACAAGCCGAAGATCTTCGGCCTGACGATCACGCCGGAGCGGCTCACGGAAATCCGCAACGAGCGCCGTGCCGGCAGCAAGTACGCATCGATCGAGAACTGCCGCTATGAGGTCAATGAAGCGGAAAGCATGATGAAGCGCGAAGGCATCCGCTGGCTGTCCTCCACCACCAAGTCGATCGAGGAAATCTCCACGACGATCCTCCAGGAAATCAAGCCGAATCGCCGGGAATATTGA
- a CDS encoding SDR family oxidoreductase has translation MEQDIKPSRRRFVGAVATTIAAAGAAVTAGGAQAQQGTAGQGSGAQRHPRYPKPPFPRQQQEWPALAGKMTPRPDHGEKTYKGSGRLAGRKALITGGDSGMGRAAAIAYAREGADVAISYLPFEEPDAQEVKALIEKAGRKAVLLPGDIRDEAFCKKLVDSAAQQLGGLDIVVSNAARQQSIDSILDLSTEQFDWTMKTNLYANFWICKAAVPHMKDGGAIIVTASVQAYDPSPNLLDYAQTKAAQVAFVKSLAKQLAEKNIRVNAVAPGPIWTPLQVCGGQPPEALENFGGDTPMKRPGQPAELALAYVTLASDDSSYTTGHVYGVAGAAASLEGGGSGSGQISWLLWVL, from the coding sequence ATGGAACAGGACATCAAGCCATCGCGGCGCCGCTTCGTCGGCGCGGTGGCGACCACCATCGCCGCGGCTGGCGCCGCGGTCACCGCCGGGGGCGCGCAGGCGCAGCAGGGCACGGCCGGGCAGGGCAGTGGCGCCCAGCGCCACCCGCGCTATCCGAAACCACCGTTCCCGCGCCAGCAGCAGGAGTGGCCGGCACTGGCCGGCAAGATGACGCCGCGGCCCGACCATGGCGAGAAGACGTACAAGGGCAGCGGCCGGCTGGCGGGCCGCAAGGCGCTGATCACCGGCGGCGACTCCGGCATGGGCCGTGCCGCTGCAATCGCGTATGCCCGCGAAGGCGCCGACGTGGCGATCAGCTACCTGCCGTTCGAGGAGCCCGATGCGCAGGAAGTGAAGGCGTTGATCGAGAAGGCGGGCCGCAAGGCCGTGCTGCTGCCCGGCGACATCCGCGACGAAGCCTTCTGCAAGAAGCTCGTCGACAGCGCCGCCCAGCAGCTGGGCGGCCTCGATATCGTGGTCAGCAATGCGGCCCGGCAGCAATCCATCGACTCGATTCTCGACCTGAGCACCGAGCAGTTCGACTGGACAATGAAGACGAACCTGTACGCCAATTTCTGGATCTGCAAGGCCGCCGTGCCGCACATGAAGGACGGCGGCGCGATCATCGTCACCGCATCGGTGCAGGCCTACGACCCGTCGCCGAATCTGCTCGACTATGCGCAGACGAAGGCGGCACAGGTGGCATTCGTGAAATCGCTGGCCAAGCAGCTTGCCGAGAAAAACATCCGTGTCAACGCCGTGGCGCCGGGCCCCATATGGACGCCACTGCAGGTGTGCGGCGGCCAGCCGCCCGAAGCCCTGGAAAACTTCGGCGGCGACACGCCGATGAAGCGCCCGGGCCAGCCTGCCGAGCTGGCGCTGGCCTACGTGACGCTGGCATCCGACGACTCCAGCTATACCACCGGTCACGTGTATGGCGTTGCCGGGGCAGCGGCCAGCCTTGAAGGAGGCGGGAGCGGCAGCGGTCAGATATCGTGGCTGTTGTGGGTGTTGTGA
- a CDS encoding NAD-dependent protein deacetylase yields MNEQIDQLAEFLDRHRNVLVLTGAGMSTASGIPGYRDEEGVRRGKPPVQGPEFRGSDALRRRYWARSMVGWPTLARAEPNAGHRALARLESAGHIGQLITQNVDGLHQRAGSARMIELHGNIHTVRCLACERRQHRAALQQRLLRDNPALGGVLAQPLPDGDAQLEPEALHEFIVPDCEHCSGVLQPDVVFFGDNIPAERTRQALQWMDEADALLVVGSSLMVFSGFRFCKIAAAEGKPIAAVNAGKTRADDLIGLKVALPAQEVLPAVAGLLGAT; encoded by the coding sequence ATGAACGAACAGATCGACCAGCTGGCGGAATTCCTCGACCGTCACCGCAACGTGCTCGTGCTGACCGGCGCGGGCATGTCCACCGCATCGGGTATCCCGGGGTATCGCGACGAGGAAGGCGTGCGCCGCGGCAAGCCGCCTGTGCAGGGGCCGGAGTTCCGCGGCAGCGACGCGCTGCGCCGCCGCTACTGGGCGCGCAGCATGGTGGGTTGGCCGACCCTGGCGCGGGCCGAACCCAATGCCGGGCACCGGGCGCTGGCGCGGCTGGAAAGCGCCGGCCACATCGGGCAACTGATCACCCAGAACGTCGACGGCCTGCACCAGCGCGCCGGCAGCGCGCGCATGATCGAACTGCACGGCAATATCCACACGGTGCGCTGCCTGGCCTGCGAGCGGCGCCAGCACCGGGCGGCGCTGCAGCAGCGCCTGCTGCGCGACAATCCGGCGCTGGGCGGCGTGCTGGCCCAGCCGCTGCCGGACGGCGATGCGCAGCTGGAGCCGGAAGCGCTGCATGAATTCATCGTGCCCGACTGCGAGCATTGCAGCGGCGTGCTGCAGCCGGACGTGGTCTTTTTCGGCGATAACATCCCGGCGGAGCGCACGCGCCAGGCCCTGCAATGGATGGACGAGGCTGACGCGCTGCTCGTCGTCGGCTCGTCGTTGATGGTGTTTTCGGGTTTTCGCTTCTGCAAGATCGCGGCGGCCGAGGGCAAGCCGATCGCCGCCGTCAACGCGGGCAAGACGCGCGCGGACGACCTGATCGGCCTGAAGGTGGCGTTGCCGGCGCAGGAGGTGCTGCCGGCGGTGGCGGGGCTGCTGGGCGCTACGTGA
- a CDS encoding DUF4259 domain-containing protein, translating to MGTWAVGPFGNDFALDWAEDLHESNDLYFIGDTLDNVLSPDNGDILEAPFGAEGLAAVETLLRLEGRGGVEDDDSAAIDEWVGVVKAKYKPRTDLLEKAGRVLDLVLSERSELRQLWQDSEHFDAWLASVEEQKARLQGK from the coding sequence ATGGGTACCTGGGCAGTGGGACCATTCGGCAACGACTTCGCGCTGGACTGGGCGGAAGACCTGCACGAATCGAACGACCTCTATTTCATCGGCGATACGCTGGACAACGTGCTGTCGCCGGACAACGGCGATATCCTGGAAGCGCCCTTTGGCGCGGAAGGCCTGGCCGCCGTGGAAACGCTGCTGCGCCTGGAAGGGCGCGGCGGCGTGGAGGATGACGACTCGGCCGCGATCGATGAGTGGGTCGGCGTCGTCAAGGCCAAGTACAAGCCGCGTACCGACCTGCTGGAGAAGGCCGGCCGCGTGCTCGACCTGGTGCTATCCGAGCGCTCGGAGTTGCGCCAGTTGTGGCAGGATAGCGAGCACTTCGATGCGTGGCTCGCCTCGGTGGAAGAACAGAAGGCGCGGCTGCAGGGCAAATAA
- a CDS encoding SPFH domain-containing protein gives MEMTYGGVALVVLVVALVFVFKTINVVPQQHAWVVERLGKYHATLAPGLNIVVPFVDRIAYKHVLKEIPLDVPSQVCITKDNTQLQVDGILYFQVTDPMRASYGASNYVAAITQLAQTTLRSVIGRMELDKTFEERDHINTTVVNAIDESAANWGVKVLRYEIKDLTPPADILHAMQAQITAERGKRALIAASEGRKQEQINIATGEREASIARSEGEKQAAINRAQGEATAIVAIAEATASALRQVGSAIEQPGGEEAVNLKVAEQYVEAFRELAKTNNTLIVPANLGDMSSLIATAMQVVKTQNTARVVRTPS, from the coding sequence ATGGAAATGACTTATGGCGGCGTGGCACTGGTGGTGCTGGTCGTGGCGCTGGTCTTTGTTTTCAAGACCATCAACGTGGTGCCGCAGCAGCACGCGTGGGTAGTCGAGCGCCTCGGCAAATACCATGCGACGCTGGCACCCGGCCTGAACATCGTGGTGCCGTTCGTCGACCGCATCGCCTACAAGCACGTGCTGAAGGAGATCCCGCTCGACGTGCCGTCGCAGGTGTGCATCACGAAGGACAACACGCAGCTGCAGGTGGACGGCATCCTGTATTTCCAGGTCACCGATCCGATGCGTGCATCGTATGGCGCGTCGAACTACGTGGCCGCGATCACCCAGCTGGCGCAGACCACGCTGCGTTCCGTGATCGGCCGCATGGAGCTCGACAAGACGTTCGAGGAGCGCGACCACATCAACACGACGGTCGTCAACGCGATCGACGAATCGGCCGCCAACTGGGGCGTGAAGGTGCTGCGCTACGAGATCAAGGACCTTACGCCGCCGGCCGACATCCTGCATGCGATGCAGGCGCAGATCACGGCCGAACGGGGCAAGCGGGCGTTGATCGCCGCCTCCGAAGGCCGCAAGCAGGAGCAGATCAATATCGCCACGGGTGAACGGGAAGCGTCCATCGCCCGCTCCGAAGGGGAAAAGCAGGCCGCCATCAACCGTGCGCAGGGCGAAGCCACGGCCATCGTCGCGATCGCGGAAGCCACGGCGTCGGCGCTGCGCCAGGTCGGCTCGGCGATCGAGCAGCCGGGCGGCGAGGAGGCGGTCAACCTGAAGGTGGCCGAACAGTACGTGGAGGCCTTCCGCGAACTGGCGAAGACCAATAATACGCTGATCGTGCCTGCCAACCTGGGCGATATGAGCAGCCTGATCGCCACGGCGATGCAGGTCGTCAAGACACAGAACACGGCGCGCGTGGTGCGCACGCCGTCATAA
- a CDS encoding mechanosensitive ion channel family protein, with amino-acid sequence MDYVLLGNDLTTWMVAIGIAAAVSMALYGVNRFLVRRVGAFAEHTATHVDDMAVRVLKTTSTVFIVAMGIYAGTQWLLLSEKAETLLRNLAVAILLLQIARWLDVGARGWIDFYRKKRGATDVAATTSTAALTFVVRAALWAVIVLMILDNFGVNITTLVASLGIGGIAVALAVQNILGDLFSSLSILLDKPFVVGDFITVDDLAGTVQYVGLKTTRIRSLNGEEIVFSNSDLLKSRIHNVRRMETRRVVFPVGVTYDVTEEQLESIPGILKEIVSAQQQVNFDRAHFKAFGASSLDFEVVYTVKTPDYGLFMDIQQAINFELFKRFNQAGIEFAYPTQTVKLSNPEVLRGEAANESYEGAAARIDPARQERRQPAPLPRPQQP; translated from the coding sequence ATGGACTATGTTTTGCTGGGTAATGACCTGACCACCTGGATGGTCGCCATCGGCATCGCCGCCGCCGTCAGCATGGCACTGTACGGCGTGAACCGTTTCCTCGTGCGCCGCGTCGGCGCCTTCGCCGAACACACCGCCACGCACGTCGATGACATGGCCGTGCGCGTGCTGAAGACCACGAGCACGGTGTTCATTGTGGCGATGGGCATCTATGCCGGCACCCAGTGGCTGCTGCTGTCGGAAAAGGCCGAAACGCTGCTGCGCAACCTGGCCGTGGCGATCCTGCTGCTGCAGATCGCCCGCTGGCTGGACGTGGGTGCGCGCGGCTGGATCGATTTCTACCGCAAGAAGCGCGGTGCGACCGACGTGGCCGCGACCACCTCCACCGCGGCGCTCACGTTCGTCGTGCGTGCCGCGCTGTGGGCCGTCATCGTGCTGATGATCCTCGATAACTTCGGCGTCAACATCACCACGCTGGTTGCCAGCCTCGGTATCGGCGGCATCGCCGTGGCGCTGGCCGTGCAGAATATCCTCGGCGACCTGTTCTCGTCGCTGTCGATCCTGCTCGACAAGCCGTTCGTGGTGGGCGACTTCATCACCGTCGACGACCTTGCCGGCACCGTGCAGTACGTGGGCCTGAAGACCACGCGCATCCGCAGCCTGAACGGCGAGGAAATCGTGTTCTCGAACAGCGACCTGCTGAAAAGCCGCATCCACAACGTGCGCCGCATGGAAACGCGCCGCGTGGTCTTTCCCGTCGGTGTCACGTATGACGTGACCGAGGAACAGCTGGAAAGCATCCCGGGCATCCTGAAGGAGATCGTGTCGGCGCAGCAGCAGGTGAACTTCGACCGCGCGCACTTCAAGGCCTTCGGCGCCTCGTCGCTGGATTTCGAAGTGGTGTACACGGTGAAGACACCCGATTATGGCCTCTTCATGGATATCCAGCAGGCCATCAACTTCGAGCTGTTCAAACGCTTCAACCAGGCCGGCATCGAGTTCGCGTATCCCACGCAGACCGTGAAGCTGTCGAACCCGGAAGTGCTGCGTGGCGAGGCCGCCAACGAAAGCTACGAGGGCGCGGCAGCACGCATCGATCCGGCCCGCCAGGAGCGCCGCCAGCCGGCCCCGCTGCCACGGCCGCAGCAACCCTGA
- a CDS encoding DUF1349 domain-containing protein yields the protein MFDRCTWLNEPPFHRIEGGTLHAVTSDQTDFWRITSYGFIRDNGHFFGQPVSGGFTAQARIRADFTELYDQAGLMVRIDAHRWLKAGVEFSDGQPMLSTVLTDEKSDWATMPAPPLPDGFWLRITVDDGAIRVQYSTDGTTWPLLRLAPFPVSGHYLVGPMCCTPQRAGLDVRFSDFTVGPALKKSLHDLT from the coding sequence ATGTTCGACCGCTGCACCTGGCTGAACGAGCCGCCCTTCCACCGCATCGAAGGCGGCACGCTGCATGCCGTGACCAGTGACCAGACCGACTTCTGGCGCATCACGAGCTACGGCTTCATTCGCGACAACGGCCATTTCTTCGGCCAGCCCGTCTCCGGCGGTTTTACCGCCCAGGCAAGGATCCGGGCCGATTTCACCGAGCTGTACGACCAGGCGGGCCTGATGGTGCGCATCGATGCGCATCGCTGGCTGAAGGCAGGCGTCGAATTCTCGGACGGCCAGCCGATGCTGAGCACCGTGCTGACGGATGAAAAATCCGACTGGGCAACGATGCCGGCGCCGCCGCTGCCGGATGGGTTCTGGCTGCGCATCACCGTCGACGATGGCGCGATCCGCGTGCAGTACTCGACCGACGGGACCACGTGGCCGCTGTTGCGGCTGGCGCCATTTCCGGTGTCCGGGCATTATCTTGTCGGCCCCATGTGCTGCACGCCACAGCGCGCCGGGCTGGACGTGCGGTTCAGCGATTTTACGGTTGGCCCTGCGTTGAAGAAGAGCTTGCACGACCTGACGTAG
- a CDS encoding type II toxin-antitoxin system RatA family toxin gives MAVVHKSVFLGYSAQQMFDLVDRVEDYPKFLPWCGGVEVRERGENSVVASVGINFHGVKQSFTTSNTNTPPTAIKMNLVDGPFKTLHGTWTFKPLREDACKVELDLQYEFSSRLLEQVIGPVFGMIANSMVDSFCKRAETVYG, from the coding sequence ATGGCGGTAGTGCACAAATCGGTATTCCTTGGATACAGCGCGCAGCAGATGTTCGACCTGGTGGACCGGGTAGAGGATTATCCCAAATTCCTGCCATGGTGTGGCGGCGTGGAAGTGCGGGAACGGGGCGAGAACTCGGTGGTGGCGTCGGTGGGCATCAATTTCCATGGCGTCAAGCAAAGCTTCACCACGTCGAACACGAACACGCCGCCCACGGCCATCAAGATGAACCTGGTGGACGGCCCGTTCAAGACGCTGCACGGCACGTGGACGTTCAAGCCGCTGCGCGAGGATGCCTGCAAGGTGGAACTGGACCTGCAGTACGAATTTTCCAGCCGCCTGCTGGAGCAGGTGATCGGCCCCGTGTTCGGCATGATCGCCAACAGCATGGTCGATTCGTTCTGCAAACGCGCCGAAACCGTTTATGGGTGA
- a CDS encoding FlgO family outer membrane protein: MLLAGCAGAPAKEEANYATLSSNQFVNANYKAADALLAQLNGKLAADKPLIMATIVNIDALDQTSTLGRLISEQVSTRMAQGSLKMLEMKLRTSVYLKRNQGELMLTREIGDVAQTHNAQAVVVGSYAETSDMVFINVKVVQPQTNFVLAGHDYVLAKEGIVRSMLLQR, from the coding sequence ATGTTGCTGGCCGGCTGCGCGGGCGCGCCTGCGAAGGAAGAGGCGAACTACGCCACGCTGTCGTCGAACCAGTTCGTCAACGCCAACTACAAGGCAGCGGATGCGCTGCTGGCCCAGCTCAACGGCAAGCTGGCGGCGGACAAGCCGCTGATCATGGCCACCATCGTCAACATCGATGCGCTGGACCAGACGTCCACGCTGGGCCGTCTCATCTCCGAGCAGGTGTCCACGCGCATGGCGCAGGGCAGCCTCAAGATGCTGGAAATGAAACTGCGCACCTCCGTCTACCTGAAGCGCAACCAGGGTGAACTGATGCTCACGCGCGAGATCGGCGACGTGGCGCAGACCCACAATGCGCAGGCCGTGGTGGTGGGGTCCTATGCGGAAACGAGCGATATGGTGTTCATCAACGTGAAGGTCGTGCAACCGCAGACCAACTTCGTGCTGGCCGGTCACGACTATGTGCTGGCCAAGGAAGGCATCGTGCGCTCGATGCTGCTGCAACGCTGA
- the smpB gene encoding SsrA-binding protein SmpB, whose translation MTIADNRKAFHDYFIEDRYEAGIALEGWEVKAIRDARVQIKEAYVTIRDNELYLFGAHISALPTASTHIHPQAVRTRKLLLHRQEIDKLIGKVERSGYTLVPLNLHFKGGRIKCEIGLAKGKKQHDKRASEKDHDAKREVQAAMKQNRR comes from the coding sequence ATGACCATCGCTGATAACCGCAAAGCCTTCCACGACTATTTTATCGAAGACCGCTATGAAGCGGGCATCGCGCTCGAGGGCTGGGAAGTGAAGGCAATCCGCGATGCCCGCGTACAGATCAAGGAAGCGTACGTGACGATCCGCGACAACGAACTGTACCTGTTTGGCGCGCACATCAGCGCACTGCCCACCGCGTCCACCCACATCCACCCGCAAGCGGTGCGTACCCGCAAGCTCTTGCTGCACCGCCAGGAAATCGACAAGCTGATCGGTAAAGTGGAGCGCTCGGGCTACACGCTCGTGCCGCTGAACCTGCATTTCAAGGGCGGCCGCATCAAGTGCGAGATCGGCCTGGCCAAGGGCAAGAAGCAGCACGACAAGCGCGCCTCCGAGAAGGATCACGACGCCAAGCGCGAAGTGCAGGCGGCGATGAAGCAGAACCGGCGCTGA
- the ppsA gene encoding phosphoenolpyruvate synthase: protein MTNLSNAALSIPDQALNETTYVASFENLRMTDVESVGGKNASLGEMISQLAGAGVRVPGGFATTAQAFRDFLSHSIDGGAPLADRIASRLSDLNVDDVRSLAQAGAEIRQWIVDTPFQPRLEQEIRAFYDNLVAGSETEVSFAVRSSATAEDLPDASFAGQQESFLNVVGIDNVLDAMKHVFASLYNDRAISYRVHKGFTHAEVALSAGVQRMVRSDTGAAGVMFTIDTESGFKDVVFITSSYGLGETVVQGAVNPDEFYVHKPMLEQGKSPVIRRNIGSKLIKMEFTNEARAGRSVKTVDVPIELRNRYSLTDTEVVELAKYAVIIENHYGRPMDIEWGKDGRDGKLYILQARPETVKSQQKSTDAQQRFKLKSTGTVLTSGRAIGQKIGAGPVRVISDPSEMERVQPGDVLVADMTDPNWEPVMKRASAIVTNRGGRTCHAAIIARELGVPAVVGCGDATELLKDGTFVTVSCAEGDEGKIYDGLLETEISEVARGELPKLPVKIMLNVGNPQLAFDFQQVPNAGVGLARLEFIINNNIGVHPKAILEYPNIDPDLKKAVESVARGHASPKAFYVDKLAEGVATIAAAFWPKPVIVRLSDFKSNEYKKLIGGSRYEPDEENPMLGFRGASRYISEDFAESFTMECLAMKRVREDMGLTNVELMVPFVRTLGQAQKVVELLAKNGLKRGENGLRLIMMCEVPSNAVLADQFLEHFDGFSIGSNDLTQLTLGLDRDSGMELLAADFDERDPAVKALLSMAISACRKQGKYIGICGQGPSDHPDLAEWLMEQGIESMSLNPDSVIDTWQKLAALQK from the coding sequence ATGACAAACTTGTCCAACGCAGCACTGAGTATCCCCGACCAGGCGCTGAACGAAACCACCTATGTGGCCTCGTTCGAGAACCTGCGGATGACCGACGTGGAATCCGTCGGCGGTAAGAACGCTTCGCTCGGCGAAATGATCAGCCAGCTCGCCGGCGCCGGCGTGAGGGTGCCCGGTGGTTTCGCTACCACGGCCCAGGCATTCCGCGACTTCCTCTCCCACAGCATCGACGGCGGCGCGCCGCTGGCCGACCGCATCGCCAGCCGCCTGTCCGACCTGAACGTGGACGACGTGCGTTCGCTGGCGCAGGCCGGCGCCGAGATCCGCCAGTGGATTGTCGACACGCCGTTCCAGCCGCGCCTGGAGCAGGAAATCCGCGCGTTCTACGACAACCTGGTGGCCGGTTCGGAAACCGAAGTGTCGTTCGCCGTGCGTTCCTCCGCCACCGCCGAAGACTTGCCGGACGCGTCGTTCGCGGGCCAGCAGGAGTCGTTCCTGAACGTGGTCGGCATCGACAACGTGCTCGACGCGATGAAGCACGTGTTCGCATCGCTGTACAACGACCGCGCCATTTCCTATCGCGTGCACAAGGGCTTCACGCATGCCGAGGTAGCGCTGTCAGCGGGCGTGCAGCGCATGGTGCGCTCCGATACGGGCGCGGCGGGCGTGATGTTCACGATCGATACCGAATCCGGTTTCAAGGACGTGGTGTTCATCACGTCGAGCTATGGCCTGGGCGAGACCGTGGTGCAGGGCGCCGTAAACCCTGATGAATTCTACGTGCACAAGCCGATGCTGGAACAGGGCAAGTCGCCCGTCATCCGCCGCAATATCGGCTCGAAGCTGATCAAGATGGAGTTCACGAACGAAGCCCGCGCCGGCCGTTCCGTGAAGACCGTTGACGTGCCGATCGAGCTGCGCAACCGCTACTCGCTGACGGACACCGAAGTGGTGGAACTGGCGAAGTATGCCGTGATCATCGAGAACCACTATGGCCGCCCGATGGACATCGAGTGGGGCAAGGACGGCCGCGACGGCAAGTTGTACATCCTGCAGGCGCGCCCGGAAACGGTGAAGTCGCAGCAGAAGTCCACCGATGCGCAGCAGCGCTTCAAGCTGAAGTCGACCGGCACCGTGCTGACGTCCGGCCGCGCGATCGGCCAGAAGATCGGTGCCGGCCCGGTGCGCGTGATCAGCGACCCGTCCGAGATGGAACGCGTGCAGCCCGGCGACGTGCTGGTGGCCGACATGACCGACCCGAACTGGGAGCCGGTGATGAAGCGCGCATCGGCGATCGTGACGAACCGCGGTGGCCGCACCTGCCACGCGGCGATCATCGCCCGCGAACTGGGCGTGCCTGCCGTTGTCGGCTGCGGCGATGCGACCGAGCTGCTGAAGGATGGCACGTTCGTGACCGTGTCCTGCGCCGAAGGCGACGAAGGCAAGATCTACGACGGCCTGCTGGAAACGGAAATCTCGGAAGTCGCGCGCGGCGAGCTGCCCAAGCTGCCGGTCAAGATCATGCTGAACGTGGGTAACCCGCAGCTGGCCTTCGACTTCCAGCAGGTGCCGAATGCCGGCGTGGGCCTGGCACGCCTGGAGTTCATCATCAACAACAACATCGGTGTGCACCCGAAGGCGATCCTGGAATACCCGAACATCGACCCGGACCTGAAGAAGGCCGTGGAATCGGTGGCGCGCGGCCACGCTTCGCCGAAAGCGTTTTACGTGGACAAGCTGGCCGAAGGCGTGGCGACGATCGCCGCCGCGTTCTGGCCCAAGCCCGTCATCGTGCGCCTGTCGGACTTCAAGTCGAACGAGTACAAGAAGCTGATCGGCGGTTCTCGCTACGAGCCGGACGAGGAAAACCCGATGCTGGGCTTCCGCGGCGCTTCGCGCTACATCTCCGAGGATTTCGCCGAGTCGTTCACGATGGAATGCCTGGCCATGAAGCGCGTCCGTGAAGACATGGGCCTGACCAACGTGGAACTGATGGTGCCGTTCGTGCGCACGCTGGGCCAGGCGCAGAAGGTGGTCGAGCTGCTGGCGAAGAACGGCCTGAAGCGCGGCGAGAACGGCCTGCGCCTGATCATGATGTGCGAAGTGCCGTCGAACGCCGTGCTGGCCGACCAGTTCCTCGAACACTTCGACGGCTTCTCGATCGGTTCGAACGACCTCACGCAATTGACGCTTGGCCTGGACCGCGACTCCGGCATGGAACTGCTGGCCGCCGACTTCGACGAACGCGACCCGGCCGTGAAGGCCTTGCTGTCGATGGCCATCTCCGCCTGCAGGAAACAAGGCAAGTACATCGGCATCTGCGGCCAGGGGCCATCCGACCACCCGGACCTGGCCGAGTGGCTGATGGAGCAGGGCATCGAGTCGATGTCGCTGAACCCGGATTCGGTCATCGACACGTGGCAGAAGCTGGCCGCGCTGCAGAAGTAA
- a CDS encoding PEP-CTERM sorting domain-containing protein produces the protein MLPDLEGKILNLDNLALAVSPVPEPSQLAMLAGGMLLLDATLRRRG, from the coding sequence GTGCTGCCGGACCTGGAAGGCAAGATCCTGAACCTCGACAACCTGGCATTGGCCGTGTCGCCCGTGCCGGAGCCTTCGCAACTGGCGATGCTGGCTGGTGGCATGCTGCTGCTGGACGCGACGCTGCGCCGCCGCGGCTGA